A genomic stretch from Solanum stenotomum isolate F172 chromosome 8, ASM1918654v1, whole genome shotgun sequence includes:
- the LOC125874319 gene encoding tropinone reductase homolog At5g06060-like isoform X2 translates to MAKVGGSRWSLNGLVALVTGGTYGIGHAIVEELCELGAKVYTCSRNESVLNECLNKWTDKGLQVKGCVCDVSSKEQRVQLMEKVSLEFDGKLNILINNVGTNIWKPTTEYTSEDYAHMMATNLESSFHLCQLAHPLLKSSGSGSIVFLSSVAGLVHLSGTSIYGATKGAMNQLTRNFACEWAKDGIRVNGVAPWYINTPLVEHVLGDKEFMEGVVSRTPLKRPGEVEEVSSMVAYLCLPAASYVTGQVIAVDGGFTVYGFQQPGY, encoded by the exons GTTGGAGGATCCAGATGGTCACTTAATGGTTTGGTGGCTCTTGTCACTGGAGGCACTTATGGAATTGG gcATGCAATTGTGGAGGAGCTTTGTGAACTTGGTGCAAAAGTGTACACATGTTCAAGGAATGAATCAGTCCTCAATGAATGTTTGAATAAGTGGACTGACAAAGGCCTTCAAGTAAAAGGTTGTGTATGTGATGTATCATCTAAAGAGCAAAGAGTACAACTCATGGAAAAGGTTTCCTTGGAATTTGATGGAAAACTCAACATTCTT ATAAACAATGTTGGAACAAACATTTGGAAGCCTACTACTGAATATACTAGTGAAGATTATGCACATATGATGGCTACAAATTTAGAATCTTCATTCCATTTGTGTCAACTTGCTCATCCTCTTCTTAAATCATCTGGATCTGGGTCTATTGTTTTCTTGTCTTCTGTTGCTGGTCTTGTCCATCTATCTGGTACTTCTATTTATGGAGCAACAAAAG GGGCAATGAATCAACTTACACGAAATTTCGCTTGTGAGTGGGCAAAAGATGGAATTCGTGTTAATGGGGTTGCACCATGGTACATTAACACCCCCCTCGTCGAACAT GTGCTGGGGGATAAAGAATTTATGGAAGGGGTAGTATCGAGAACTCCTCTTAAGCGTCCTGGAGaagttgaagaagtttcatCAATGGTAGCTTATCTTTGTCTTCCTGCTGCTTCTTATGTTACTGGCCAAGTTATTGCAGTTGATGGAGGATTCACTGTCTATGGCTTCCAACAGCCTggctattaa
- the LOC125874319 gene encoding tropinone reductase homolog At5g06060-like isoform X1 has product MAKVGGSRWSLNGLVALVTGGTYGIGHAIVEELCELGAKVYTCSRNESVLNECLNKWTDKGLQVKGCVCDVSSKEQRVQLMEKVSLEFDGKLNILINNVGTNIWKPTTEYTSEDYAHMMATNLESSFHLCQLAHPLLKSSGSGSIVFLSSVAGLVHLSGTSIYGATKGAMNQLTRNFACEWAKDGIRVNGVAPWYINTPLVEHVLGDKEFMEGVVSRTPLKRPGEVEEVSSMVAYLCLPAASYVTGQVIAVDGGFTVYGFQQPGY; this is encoded by the exons ATGGCAAAGGTTGGAGGATCTAGATGGTCACTTAATGGTTTGGTGGCTCTTGTAACTGGAGGCACTTATGGAATTGG gcATGCAATTGTGGAGGAGCTTTGTGAACTTGGTGCAAAAGTGTACACATGTTCAAGGAATGAATCAGTCCTCAATGAATGTTTGAATAAGTGGACTGACAAAGGCCTTCAAGTAAAAGGTTGTGTATGTGATGTATCATCTAAAGAGCAAAGAGTACAACTCATGGAAAAGGTTTCCTTGGAATTTGATGGAAAACTCAACATTCTT ATAAACAATGTTGGAACAAACATTTGGAAGCCTACTACTGAATATACTAGTGAAGATTATGCACATATGATGGCTACAAATTTAGAATCTTCATTCCATTTGTGTCAACTTGCTCATCCTCTTCTTAAATCATCTGGATCTGGGTCTATTGTTTTCTTGTCTTCTGTTGCTGGTCTTGTCCATCTATCTGGTACTTCTATTTATGGAGCAACAAAAG GGGCAATGAATCAACTTACACGAAATTTCGCTTGTGAGTGGGCAAAAGATGGAATTCGTGTTAATGGGGTTGCACCATGGTACATTAACACCCCCCTCGTCGAACAT GTGCTGGGGGATAAAGAATTTATGGAAGGGGTAGTATCGAGAACTCCTCTTAAGCGTCCTGGAGaagttgaagaagtttcatCAATGGTAGCTTATCTTTGTCTTCCTGCTGCTTCTTATGTTACTGGCCAAGTTATTGCAGTTGATGGAGGATTCACTGTCTATGGCTTCCAACAGCCTggctattaa
- the LOC125874316 gene encoding tropinone reductase homolog At5g06060-like gives MAKVAAFAKSSRWSLNGLAALVTGGTTGIGHAVVEELAGLGAKVYTCSKTESELNEPMQDWADRGIQVKGSACDVTCRDQRIELMKKVSSEFDGKLNILINNVGTNIWKHSIDYNAEDYAHMMATNLESSFHFSQLAHPLLKSSGAGSIVFTASVAGLVHVSGTSIYGATKAGMIQLTRNLACEWGRDGIRVNAVAPCYTNTPLVKHLLKDKEFSDALISRIPLGRSGEVEEVSSLIAYLCLPGASYVTGQIIPVDGGFTVYGFQQPGY, from the exons ATGGCTAAAGTTGCAGCGTTTGCCAAAAGTTCTAGATGGTCACTTAATGGTTTGGCTGCTCTTGTCACTGGTGGCACTACTGGAATTGG tcatgCAGTTGTAGAGGAGCTAGCTGGACTTGGTGCAAAAGTGTACACATGTTCCAAGACAGAATCAGAGCTTAATGAGCCAATGCAAGATTGGGCAGACAGAGGCATACAAGTGAAAGGCTCAGCATGTGATGTAACTTGTAGAGACCAAAGAATTGAGCTCATGAAAAAAGTTTCCTCTGAATTTGATGGAAAACTTAACATTCTT ATAAACAATGTTGGAACAAACATTTGGAAGCACTCTATCGATTATAATGCTGAAGATTATGCACACATGATGGCTACAAATTTAGAATCTTCATTCCATTTCAGTCAACTTGCTCATCCTCTTCTGAAATCATCTGGAGCTGGAAGTATTGTTTTCACTGCCTCTGTTGCTGGTCTTGTCCATGTCTCTGGTACTTCTATTTACGGAGCAACAAAAG CGGGAATGATTCAGCTTACACGAAATCTGGCTTGTGAATGGGGAAGAGATGGTATTCGTGTTAATGCTGTTGCACCATGTTACACAAATACTCCCCTCGTGAAACAT TTGCTCAAGGATAAAGAATTTTCGGATGCCTTAATATCAAGAATTCCTCTTGGGCGTTCAGGAGAAGTGGAAGAAGTCTCATCCCTCATCGCGTATCTCTGCCTTCCTGGTGCTTCTTATGTCACTGGTCAGATTATACCAGTTGACGGAGGATTCACCGTCTATGGCTTCCAACAGCCTGGCTATTAA